The sequence TAAATAAGCACAAAACAGGGAGTTACCTCTTCGAAAGATTATTGAACAGCCATCGGGCTTAACTCAGTGTCTTTCTTCTTTAGCTTTAGGGTGATATTCTTCTCTATCTTCAGGAAATCTGTGATTTTGACCTTCTTGGGTGAAGTAGCCCGATTCTTCTCCTATGTTTGGGAAGCCTGGCATTTAGCCTTGGTCGGTGAGGGTGACCCCTTCTTCACATCGGTGTGCCAGACAACACCTTCAGCAGGAGGCTAGGTGTCAGATTTAACAGCTAGGGTTTAGGACCTCTTTAGCGATAGGGAATTCGGGTGCCTACAGTTGATCAATTATAGTACAACATATCATAATATCATATCCATGCTTTATTAAAAAAACACATCAGTGTTTATAATGACGTTGACATGACAAATAGTACAATGCAATGACAGCAGCTATCCTGTTTTGATAGACCATTCCAAAAGATCCCTTTTAGAGAACAAGTGGATTTGCATAGACCTGCTGAGTATTGATATCGACGCCTGATAGCCAGCATCCGAAGCCAGGATGTGAGTGATACCAACCTACAACCATTTCTGGCCTACAAAAGGGGGGAAATATCACAGACTTGTTTTCCTATAGAATATAACTGAGTTAAAACAATATTGATCAATACTATGGATGCTAGATCTCCGTGAACCTGATGGCGTGGCTAAGGCTGAGGTTGGCGATCTTGAGCACCATGGTCTTGTGGTCCTTGAGAAGGATGTGCAACTTGAGCTCCCGGTGCAGCACCTTGGGGTCGTGGACGAAGGCCACGCTGTTGCAAAGCTGGTACATCAGGATCTGCGGACACAAACGTGGATTAGACATTCGCACAAACACCTGGCGTGCAGGGCGTTGGGATGGAGGAGGAAGGGCAGGAAACTGCGTCGACCTTCATTGTGGCCGTGTGGATCTTCTCGTGGTTGCTTCGTTGCCCTCGGATGAACTTCTGGCGGCGCTCTGGTGTGTACTTCCTAGCAGTGGATGAGGCGGAGCTGGAGAGCGTGAGGCGGAGGTTACCTGGGCTTGGAGGTTTAGGGGGCGAGCGGGCGAGCGGCACTGGGTAGACCCAGGTCTCGCACGATCTGGGGGAAGACGGCGGGGCAGACCAGGTAGCGATGGTGAGGCGGTCAGCTTCCGTgctgccgagcccgagccaggaggCCAAGGCCGAGGCCGGCTTGACCGTCTTCTTCTCCGGCTCCTCCGCGGGGGACGACGGGCGGGCGTAGGGCGCGTGCTCGACGAGGCAGTCCTTGCGCTTGGGGTGGTAGGGGGTCGTCGCCTGGCCGACAGGGAGCCCGACGGCCCACCGGGAGAAGGCGGCGTGGGTGCGTCGTGCCTTGGTGAGAGGGTCGGCGGTGGATAGCACGAGCGCCCCCATCTCCAATAGCGACGAGGCCACGTCGTCGTCAGTCGCTGGCTCATCAACATCAGAGGCGCAAGGACTGTTTGGGCCCCACGTGCGGAGGTCGCTGGGAGGCGCCAGGCGTTGAGGTCTGGCCATGGAAGCGACGAGATGGGGGTGAAGaacttggggaagaagaaaaggaaggaGACGGGGGCGAGAACGAAACCGAGGAGGAGCTAGAGGCACCTAGAGCGGGGGCTCTGCGGCCAACCAAACCGCCACAATGCGAGCGGCGGCGGTGTGGGGGAGGTGGACGGTGGTGTGGGAAGGCCAGAGCCGTTGCCGATGACGGCGCGAATGAAGCCTGTTGTCGACGAAGAGGGGACGAAGAGGGGAGCGGAGAGAGGAGCAGTTGCGATCGAGGGGTGGAGGAGGCTTGAAGCGGAGGCGACGAGACGGATGGTGATGATTTGACGCATATAGATGGATGGTGCAGATTGGCTgaaggcagaaccaggggaggcagcctaccccttacaaccttaataggtagtatagatataggtatgtgcccgtgctttGCTATACAAATTAAAAACCATCCGATACTAAGCTTGTACGGCTGTATTGATACACCTTTGTTGCTTTCTCTGCATTTTCAGTCTATGAAAATATTGGATGGTTTTAGCCATTTGGTCTACATACGAAATATACTATCTACTCTGTTTGGATTTCGAGTGTTCTGTTCTGTTCAAGTGGCACATGCAGTCAGGACACGGGAAGGTATATATAGATTCGTTTGGTCTTTTCATTTCGATCCCCTTGACATCACTGTGTGCTCTCATATTAAGCAAGTGCTGCTTCAATGCCGTCCACCTGCGGATGAATAAAAATTGTTATTTTAACAAATAAGATGGTCAAGTGCTTAAAACTCGATGGACAAGTAGTGTTATCATACCCTATACGTGGATTATTGAAGAGTACAGCAAGCCTTCTTTTGTCTGGTTTAATTGTTTTTGAATGCCCACCATACAAGTATCTCCTGTGACCCATAAGAAAATGCGGGAAATTTCCACCTTGTGTGGTCACAAAAACTTCACTTTGGGCACAAATACTATAGTCAACAACAGCCATCCTTGAGGAGAAATTCTGGCAATACTGAGTCATTTCAGAACAATCAACATATGGAAGTACAGAACAAAAAATTCATGCAGTTCCTACCTTGAATGGAGCAAGTTCCTCTTCTGATGCCAGTGTCTCTTTTGTCTGTAGGAGAGGAAACATTTCAAGAAGAGAAGCCATGTTCTTCTCTGCTTTGTAAATCTTTCCAGATGCCAAAAAGATTGCAGTCTTATTGCTGAAACCCATTCCACGAAGCATTAACCCAACCTAAAGATCACGAGATAAGCATCTCAAGACAAATTATGCCATGATCCTAAATCATTTGTTTTATACtgaataaaaataaaaatgagtACATCATGAACCCTCAAAATGTGCTTGAGTGCAAATTTCTGAAATGGTAATAACAGCAGTTGTTCTACCTTCTGCTTTTAGATCCTGACATACCTCCAAAGGTGTAAGAGGACATTTTCCATTCATTCTAATAATTCCTGGTCTTATTACACGTCCTCTCTTAGTAAATTTCCTTCTCCAACCTATTTCTCTGGCTGCATCCATTTCCTTCTCCTCATCACCACCATCATATACACAACATGAGAAGGCAATCATATCCTGTAAGATAATAATAACAGATGCACACTTGCTTCAGCACACTAACAGCATATTACACCACAAGAGTCAAATACATAATGGTGGATCCCTGGTTCCCAAATGTTATAAGCATTGAGTTGACCAAAAACTTTGAAACTAACTGTATCATTATCAAATGTTCCAGTGTACACAACTTGATCCGTTTCATGGTTGTGTGGCAAGTGAGGGTTGTCAGAACCACCTCCAAAAGATGTAGCAGTAATATTATTCAGTGGAAAATATGTAAAATTTTGAAGATTTACTTAGCTGATGATGTTACCAATCATGAAAGTCTTTTAATTTCATCTGTTGTTGTAGGCTAGCATGGATGGAACGCGTGCGGAGCGCGCGGGCGAGGATGGAAGGAGGGGTGGGGAGGAGGATGGAAGGGGCAGGCAAGGCAGTCGGCGGATGGGTGGGGAGGAGGATGGAAGGGGCAGGCAAGGCAGTCGGCGGGGATTGCGGGAGGATGGCGTTGATGGCGGCCTCGGCAAACTTGCATTGTATCGCGTACGGGGATCGtgagcagaaccgtgcaccaaaaccttttgtggacgcctacaataacttcttaagtagtagtagagataaaTGTCGAAATCACAAGGTGCTCCATCATATTATAAGGTAAATCAAAGTTCACCTGGTGCTGATGAATTATTCTGATCATAAGCATTATGCCAATTGCATCATAACAGTTCAGGAGTACAGTATTGAAATGTTCATCAACAACTTAATCGGTTCTGGGGCCCAAACAGTCACAACTAAAATTAAAAATTGTCTTCAGCCAGCATAATAATGGGAAATATGCTAATCTTTACGACCAATTCTACAGAACTTAGAAGAAAACTAATATGCCCCTTAATGGGAGAACTATattatgatgaaaagaagaaactCAGCTTAGCAATATGGTAGCATAAATAACTCATAAGTGAAGCAACAACATTTTGTAGTTGACTACGGCTCTCGTGATATCCCAACTATCCAGGTTACCTTTATTTCAAAAGGATGTGCTGGTGCTAGGTGGAATCTGAGTATCTGACTGACTGCCTAGTTAACAGTGTAATCAAAAGAAATTGGGGGGAATGTATGTACAAGCACAAGGCTGTAACTCTATGCAAAAACATATGCTATTTATACAAGAACATATATTACTCAAGATTTTAGACATAAGCAGATAAGTTATTGCAAATATTTATAATCCTATTTACCTTCACCTCGACGCGAGAAAGGTAAGGCCTGTTCTTTGCATCATGGGAGAATCGTACATTTCCACGTCTCTCACCAGATTTTATCCACTCCTTATACACATCAGGATGTTTCCACATTGCATCCATATCAGCCTCTGATACCTTGGAATCCCAATATATCAACTGTGATTCTGAGTCAAAAATCATGTCACGTTATAAGCTGTTTTTTTAAGTGGGGAGAAGGTCTATGTCCTTATGTTTTGCACATAACTATAAATACCACGTGCATCTCAGACAAGAAAATATAGAAACATAAATAGCAACAAAGCAAAATCTAACCTGTGCTTGACAGTTTTTCTTGGTCAGGAACGAGGTCATGGCAAATTTCTGGTTGTCTGCAAAAAAACAGTGAGCAATAGTATGTCAACTGGGGCAAACTTCCAAAGGCAGAAGATGAATGTGCGCAGATGAAGATgtggtttaaattcaaacttgaaaCAACTACATAGCTTTATCTGCAAAAGAGGCATCTGGACTTTAATTTGCTGTGTAGTTTCTATTGTGTTGACCTTAAGAAATATGTTATATGTAATGAGATGTAGGGAGCTTTATGGCCATAAAGGAAGATTTCAGATGATATAAAGTCCAGCAGAATGGAGCTCAAGTTCTGAATATGTTAGTAGTCACGATACAGTCATTGCAAAACAGCAAAAGTAGATGTTGCTTCTTACAAAACTGCTTAGTTCATTACATTAATACTTTAGCATGTCAGATGAACAGAAACGATCTTGACATATAGTTATTTAGCAGCATTAAGGCTTAAGTGCAATTGTTTTTAATGAACTCAAATATTATAGTAATTTGAACTTGGACGAATCCAACTAAACTCTTAATTCTTAAACCCTTTCAGCCATGTCAGGTTTGGCTTAGGTCCCAGGCACCCGACTATGTTAAATGATCGAGGGATCTTCTCCTAACTTAAGTTTACTAATCTCGTAATAAATCAAGCACGGTAAAACAGGTATCCTATATGCCACAAGTGCTAAGAGAAATAAAATTAGTTAAGGAACATTACTGAAAACTGCAAGAAAGTTAGATACGTGATATAAAATAAAATATTAAGAAAGAAACCTTATAGACAACAAGTTCTCTTTCACATAAAGATAACGCTGGAAGATGGGGGAAGTTGATTTGTGAGCAGCCTTCTTTTTGCCGCCTTTATATGCTCTAACAACAAATTCTTCAGTTCTTTGTCTGCAGcattttgtaatataattgtattAACTGCTGAAATATCAAAGATGATAATATGAGTAAAATAGGAAGAACGGATGAATCACAACAGGAAGAGAAACATGAACAACCCTCAGAAGGGGATTCCTTACCCAAGTACCTCTGGATCTCGCCCTGGTAGATCAGGTAGTAGTCCTTCCCTTCCCTAATGATCCTGACACCCTTGGGAAGGACGCGGCGCGGTCACACACACACACTCACAGGCCAAACAAAAACAAAGGAGGCGGCTAGCAGTAACACCAGCTGCTGATGGCAATCGGAAGCAGTGGAGCTGGAGCAGATGGGCGAGTGGCGGCTTACAGTCCGTATCGGTCGCACCGGTCCTGCATGGCGAAGACGTCCTTCCAAGACTTGGATCCCTCCGGCGTGTAGAACGCTGCGGCGTCCGCTCCCCACCTGTCGTTGAACAGCTTGCGCCACAGTTCATCATCCGAGGTCAACACCCTCCATTTCCTGCAAACTGATGAGCCAGGAACAGCACCGTCGCAGTTAATTGGTATGCGTAACTGCCCAAAACAAGAGATCGCTACGCACGCTATCTGCATGTCGTACCAACTACTCCTCTGTATCAAGCTCTCTGGCCTGGAACGTTTTCATGCTCCAGCATGTACAGACTACAGAAACACAGGGTATACGACCAATCCGATTTGGCAATCTAAGACTTGGAAGAAGTCTACAGAGATACACAACCAAAATCTGAACTGCCAacggaaaccaaaccctaggatcTCTTTTGGGGGCCGGATCAAAATGGACAGTAAGAATTCGGACCACAGGAAGTTCATAGTAATTACTACAGAGAAACTGAAATTCCGTTCTTGAAAAAGGAAAAAAGAGGCAGAGCGATTGCAATTGCAATCACCGGCGCTTCCAATTCCGTATTGGGATGCCACAATTTTAGGGAGCGCGTCAGACCTTGGGGAGAAGAGGCGAGGGACTGGTGATCCAGGAGGTGGAAGATCTTGAGGCACAACTCTCTGGGCAACCCATCCATGTCTCCTCGAGGCTTTCCCAGTTCTCCGGCCCGAAGTCTCGCACTCACCGAGAAGCTCTGGCTGAAGACTCGAAACGACGAAAGACTGCTCGGCGTTTCAGATCCGGAGCTGGAGGTGAAGAGTGAGACGAGCACGAGGGGTGGACGACGagtggagaggagaggagaggaaagGGAAGGAGGGAAGGGGAACATGCGGGAAGGAGAAGCTAAGATCGTTGGCCCCGCCGGTAGTTAGATGCAGCCAATTCGGATTTGACGCCCCGTGGGGGAGCGGGCGAGCGGCGAGGGCCCGACTGTGCCTCGCCCGCGGAGGATGCCACGCGaggtgtggtggcggtggagggagAGTGCCGACCAGATCTACAGCGGGGCACGAGGAGCAGAGGGGAACCTAGAGAGGTGGAGGCATCGTCAGGAGACGCTTGTTGTCGTTCGCCCCGTCCCGCGCAGACGCCGCCGCCGTGGACCAGAACCTGGAGGTGTCGTCGAGAGGGAACCGCCATGTCACCCATGGGAGCGCCTTCGAGTCAGTCTGGTCACTATTTATCTTCATTGTTGCGCCCTCAAGCGGTAGAGGTGGAGGTCGTGGACTGGGATCGTGCTGCACGCCGAAGGGAGAGCAAGGCGGTCCGCGGTTGCGCCGAGATGCCCGAGCTTGACGAGGAACAGGAGAGCACGGGGTGAGACCAGGAGAGCAGGACCGCTGGGCTAGGAAGGAGGTGGTACAAGAGGATTTGGTATGGGCCGCAACAAGCAGATGGGCCTTCGAGGACGCATACACTTTGTATTTGCAAGCTAAACTTAGTACCACATCGACCACTGAATTGTGCAGACACATGATTATAAGTTTTCGAGCCTGACCATTGCTGTCACCCCAAATAGCAGGCTTTTTTGGTCAAATGCGCGGTGCACGAAGACAAACGACAGAGTTGTGGGCAGAACGGAGATGAGAATGGGAATGGGAATGGAGAACAGGCCAGTGGTGTGGGGACCCCACATGTCAGACGTTGTACGGCTAGGGTGAGAACGTGAATAGCAGAAAACCAAGATGGAATGAGAATGAC is a genomic window of Zea mays cultivar B73 chromosome 5, Zm-B73-REFERENCE-NAM-5.0, whole genome shotgun sequence containing:
- the LOC103626740 gene encoding protein ESMERALDA 1, with translation MDAMWKHPDVYKEWIKSGERRGNVRFSHDAKNRPYLSRVEVKDMIAFSCCVYDGGDEEKEMDAAREIGWRRKFTKRGRVIRPGIIRMNGKCPLTPLEVGLMLRGMGFSNKTAIFLASGKIYKAEKNMASLLEMFPLLQTKETLASEEELAPFKNFSSRMAVVDYSICAQSEVFVTTQGGNFPHFLMGHRRYLYGGHSKTIKPDKRRLAVLFNNPRIGWTALKQHLLNMRAHSDVKGIEMKRPNESIYTFPCPDCMCHLNRTEHSKSKQSR